A window from Fragaria vesca subsp. vesca linkage group LG5, FraVesHawaii_1.0, whole genome shotgun sequence encodes these proteins:
- the LOC101314753 gene encoding uncharacterized protein L728-like has translation MAPPSLLGPPQVTNPVPSPQPDSTARPPMGLTENCSPTFLTSGNPCLDLFFKVVPDTPASYLNKQLPLAWAYNPLTTLKLICNLRSVRGTGKSDKEGFYTAALWLHKNHPKTLASNAASFAEFGYFKDLPEILYRLLEGQDVRAEQKMEWRRRKGTIRRLVGRRGTGRRRIVRRGLKTSKQAGGKAKTAAASRQKLPKEVREKMAAEKRRLEKEKVSAARLEKKIAMAKKAVARYQRDPDYRFFHDRVSDLFAECLKADMENLKNKETNKIGLAAKWCPSLDSSFDRATLLCESIARKIFTRESYREYEGVEDEHYAYRVRDRLRKEVLVPLRKVLQLPEIYMGANKWGEIPYKRVASVAMKLYKGKFLKHDEERFKKYLEHVKAGKSTIAAGALLPHEIIASLNDEDGGEVGELQWNRMVEDLVELGKLRNCVAVCDVSGSMDGTPMEVCVALGLLVSELSEEPWKGKVITFSQNPQMHLIQGDNLKSKCEFVENMEWGMNTDFQKVFDLILQVAVNGKLKPEQMIKRVFVFSDMEFDEASGYRSSYGYRYSSYSESEDDESKNGWETDYEVIQRKFEEKGYGDAVPQIVFWNLRDSQSVPVTATTPGVALLSGFSKNALKLFLDDDISKIQPDLVMEAAISGEEYQKLVVVD, from the coding sequence ATGGCTCCTCCTAGTCTTCTTGGCCCTCCACAGGTCACTAATCCCGTCCCATCGCCCCAACCCGACTCCACCGCAAGACCTCCGATGGGCTTGACCGAGAATTGCTCCCCAACCTTCTTAACCTCCGGCAACCCCTGCCTTGATCTCTTCTTCAAAGTCGTACCGGACACTCCGGCGTCCTATCTCAACAAACAGCTCCCTCTCGCCTGGGCCTACAATCCCCTCACTACCCTAAAACTCATCTGCAACCTCAGAAGCGTACGTGGCACAGGGAAATCCGATAAAGAAGGGTTCTACACTGCGGCGCTCTGGCTCCACAAGAACCACCCCAAAACCCTAGCGTCGAACGCGGCGTCTTTCGCGGAGTTCGGTTACTTCAAAGACTTGCCGGAGATTTTGTACCGCCTTCTAGAAGGCCAGGACGTGAGGGCGGAGCAAAAGATGGAGTGGCGGCGTCGGAAAGGGACTATCCGGAGGCTGGTAGGAAGACGTGGCACTGGACGCCGGAGGATCGTCAGACGTGGCTTGAAGACATCAAAACAGGCCGGCGGGAAAGCCAAAACCGCCGCCGCCAGCCGGCAGAAGTTGCCGAAAGAAGTAAGGGAGAAGATGGCGGCGGAGAAGCGGAGACTGGAGAAGGAGAAAGTGAGCGCGGCGAGGCTGGAGAAGAAGATTGCAATGGCTAAGAAGGCGGTGGCTAGATACCAGCGTGACCCGGATTACCGGTTCTTTCATGACCGGGTTTCGGATCTTTTCGCCGAGTGCCTGAAAGCTGATATGGAGAATCTCAAGAACAAGGAGACTAACAAGATAGGCCTGGCGGCGAAGTGGTGTCCTTCGCTTGATTCTTCGTTTGATCGAGCCACATTGCTCTGTGAAAGCATTGCGAGGAAGATTTTCACACGAGAATCGTATCGGGAATATGAAGGAGTTGAGGATGAACATTATGCTTATAGAGTCCGAGACCGGCTGAGGAAGGAGGTGCTGGTGCCGTTGAGGAAGGTGCTGCAGCTGCCGGAGATTTATATGGGTGCCAACAAGTGGGGGGAGATACCCTACAAGAGAGTGGCCTCAGTCGCCATGAAGCTTTACAAGGGGAAATTTTTGAAGCACGATGAGGAGAGGTTTAAGAAGTATTTGGAGCATGTGAAGGCCGGGAAGTCCACCATTGCTGCCGGTGCGCTGCTTCCGCATGAGATCATAGCCTCTCTGAATGATGAGGATGGTGGGGAAGTGGGTGAGCTTCAGTGGAATAGAATGGTGGAGGATCTAGTGGAGCTTGGGAAACTGAGGAACTGCGTGGCGGTGTGTGACGTGTCCGGAAGCATGGATGGGACTCCTATGGAGGTGTGTGTGGCATTGGGGTTGTTGGTGTCTGAACTGAGCGAAGAGCCATGGAAAGGAAAGGTGATCACTTTCAGTCAGAACCCTCAGATGCATTTGATTCAAGGGGACAATCTAAAATCCAAGTGTGAGTTTGTGGAGAATATGGAATGGGGGATGAACACTGATTTTCAAAAGGTGTTTGATTTGATTCTCCAAGTAGCTGTGAATGGAAAATTGAAGCCGGAGCAGATGATAAAGAGGGTGTTTGTGTTCAGTGACATGGAGTTTGATGAGGCTTCGGGGTATAGGAGTAGTTATGGATATAGATATTCTAGCTATTCTGAAAGCGAGGATGATGAGTCTAAAAACGGATGGGAGACTGATTATGAGGTGATACAGAGAAAGTTTGAAGAGAAGGGGTATGGTGATGCGGTGCCTCAGATTGTGTTTTGGAATCTGAGGGACTCACAGTCTGTACCGGTGACTGCAACAACACCAGGGGTGGCTCTGTTGAGCGGTTTCTCCAAGAATGCCCTCAAACTGTTCTTGGATGATGACATTTCCAAAATTCAACCAGACCTTGTCATGGAAGCAGCCATCTCCGGGGAGGAGTATCAGAAGCTGGTTGTGGTTGATTAG
- the LOC101315049 gene encoding protein CASP-like, which translates to MEGGSDRDKSNSSTSPIPVVSNFWKEFDLEKEKSVLDEQGLRIAENQENSQKNRRKLAESTRDFKKASPEEKLSLFNSLLKGYQEEVDNLTKRAKFGENAFLNIYQKLYEAPDPYLALASIAEQDLKLSELESENRKMKVELEEFRTEATHLKNQQATIRRLEERNRQLEQQMEDKVKEIVEIKQRSFAEENQKVLEVLTEREQMLQDQLRQAKDSVFNMQKLHELAQSQLFEVRAQSEEEKATKQAEVNLLMDEVERAQTRLLSLEMEKGHLRSKLQSANEETDNKKSDNLDSNSILENSLSAKEKIIAELNMELHNIETTLSNEREEHLNEIKKLNTLLSEKEASLEEMKKELQARPTTKLVDDLRKKVKILQAVGYNSIEAEDWEVATSGEEMTKMESLLLDKNRKMEHQLTQLKVQLSEKSALLEKADGEITELAEKVNEQKRLIQKLEDDILKGYSSKDKKGNLFDDWDLSEARGTELSENAEQKHVSSDQDQSSMLKVICNQRDRFRARLRETEEEIRQLKEKIGALTGELERTKADNVKLYGKIRYVQDYSLEKVVSRGSKKQAEDLESGFSSDVESKYKKIYEDDINPFAAFSKKERDQRYKELGFRDRITLSSGRFLLGNKYARAFAFFYTIGLHILVFTCLYRMSALSYLSNGQEDILVGDTTQNLPHAL; encoded by the exons ATGGAAGGTGGATCCGATAGAGACAAATCGAACTCCTCCACGTCTCCAATCCCCGTCGTCTCCAATTTCTGGAAAG AGTTTGATTTGGAGAAGGAAAAAAGTGTACTGGATGAGCAAGGGCTTAGGATAGCTGAGAATCAGGAAAACAGCCAGAAAAATAGACGGAAGCTTGCAGAGAGCACTAGAG ATTTCAAGAAAGCTTCACCGGAGGAAAAGTTAAGTCTCTTCAATTCTTTACTTAAGGGTTACCAAGAAGAAGTTGATAATCTTACCAAAAGAGCAAAGTTTGGAGAGAATGCTTTTCTTAACATCTATCAAAAGCTTTACGAGGCTCCAGATCCGTATCTTGCTCTTGCTTCAATTGCT GAGCAAGATCTTAAGCTGTCTGAGCTAGAATCTGAGAATAGGAAGATGAAAGTTGAGCTTGAGGAGTTCAGGACAGAAGCAACTCATCTAAAGAATCAGCAGGCAACAATAAGAAGACTTGAAGAGCGCAACCGTCAGTTAGAGCAACAG ATGGAGGATAAAGTTAAAGAAATTGTGGAGATAAAGCAACGGAGTTTTGCAGAAGAGAACCAGAAAGTACTTGAGGTCCTTACAGAAAG AGAGCAAATGTTGCAGGATCAATTACGACAAGCTAAAGACAGTGTTTTCAATATGCAGAAATTGCATGAGCTTGCTCAAAGCCAACTGTTTGAGGTTCGTGCACAATCAG AGGAAGAGAAGGCAACGAAGCAAGCTGAGGTCAATCTTCTGATGGATGAAGTTGAACGGGCTCAGACACGGCTTCTTAGTCTTGAGATGGAGAAA GGACATTTGCGGTCCAAGTTACAGTCAGCTAATGAAGAAACTGACAATAAGAAAAG TGATAATTTAGATTCAAATAGCATCCTTGAGAATTCTTTAAGTGCCAAAGAGAAGATCATAGCTGAACTCAACATGGAACTTCACAATATTGAAACCACCTTATCAAATGAAAGAGAGGAGCACCTGAATGAGATCAAGAAGTTGAATACACTGCTCAGTGAAAAG GAAGCTTCTCTTGAGGAGATGAAGAAAGAGCTTCAAGCAAGGCCAACAACAAAACTGGTTGATGATTTGCGTAAAAAGGTGAAGATTTTGCAG GCGGTGGGTTATAATTCAATTGAGGCTGAAGATTGGGAAGTTGCTACAAGTGGGGAAGAGATGACCAAAATGGAGTCTCTTCTTCTTGATAAGAATCGAAAAATGGAGCACCAACTCACACAATTGAAG GTGCAACTTTCGGAAAAATCAGCTCTGTTGGAAAAGGCTGATGGTGAAATTACAGAACTTGCCGAAAAGGTTAATGAACAAAAAAGATTAATACAGAAATTGGAGGATGATATACTGAAG GGCTATAGCTCCAAGGATAAGAAAGGAAATTTATTTGATGACTGGGATCTATCAGAAGCTAGGGGCACAGAGCTATCAGAG AATGCAGAACAAAAGCATGTTTCCTCAGACCAAGACCAAAGTTCAATGCTTAAGGTTATCTGCAATCAGAGAGATCGATTCAGGGCACGCTTGAGAGAGACAGAAGAA GAAATTAGACAGTTGAAGGAAAAGATAGGAGCTCTAACAGGGGAACTGGAAAGGACCAAAGCTGATAATGTCAAGCTGTACGGAAAGATTCGCTATGTTCAAGACTACAGTCTTGAAAAAGTAGTGTCTAGAGGATCAAAGAAG CAAGCAGAGGATCTTGAAAGTGGCTTCTCCTCGGATGTTGAATCTAAGTACAAGAAGATCTATGAGGACGACATAAATCCTTTTGCAGCATTCTCAAAAAAG GAAAGGGATCAAAGGTACAAGGAATTGGGTTTCAGGGACAGAATTACACTTAGCAGTGGACGTTTTCTTCTTGGCAACAA GTATGCTCGGGCTTTTGCATTTTTCTACACTATTGGCTTGCATATCCTAGTGTTCACCTGTCTCTACCGAATGTCAGCTCTGAGTTATCTCAG CAATGGTCAGGAGGATATCCTCGTCGGTGACACAACTCAGAATCTCCCACACGCTCTCTAG
- the LOC101315340 gene encoding peptidyl-tRNA hydrolase, chloroplastic-like, whose protein sequence is MSMSAAASISSIATLRFPTCRPSSCFRASKSLSLPTMAQFSSSATSPPPSTSDAAPVEAKKPPKLPWLIVGLGNPGKMYSRTRHNVGFEMVDAIAEAEGIALSSVSFKALIGKGFIGDAPVIFAKPQTYMNKSGESVGAIVSYYKIPLQQVLVIFDDLDLPFAKLRLLPKGGHGGQNGMRSIIDHFKGSRDFPRLRIGIGRPPGKMNPASYVLRPFTKQEREELDFTFQHGTDAVRILLLEGFNKAATFVNTAKPLEQCG, encoded by the exons ATGAGTATGAGCGCCGCTGCTTCTATCTCCTCCATCGCCACCCTTCGCTTCCCCACTTGCCGCCCTTCCTCCTGCTTTCGCGCCTCTAAATCTCTCTCGCTTCCCACAATGGCTCAATTCTCCTCCTCCGCCACTTCTCCGCCGCCTTCGACCTCCGACGCGGCGCCCGTCGAAGCCAAGAAGCCGCCCAAGCTGCCGTGGCTCATAGTCGGACTCGGAAACCCCGGCAAGATGTACAGCCGCACCCGCCACAAT GTGGGTTTTGAGATGGTGGATGCTATAGCTGAAGCTGAAGGGATAGCTTTGAGCAGTGTTTCTTTCAAAGCCCTTATTGGAAAAG GCTTTATTGGGGATGCCCCAGTTATATTTGCCAAACCGCAAACGTACATGAATAAAAGTGGTGAGTCT GTTGGAGCCATTGTCTCATATTACAAAATTCCATTGCAGCAAGTACTTGTG ATATTTGATGATCTGGATCTGCCTTTTGCAAAATTGCGGCTGTTGCCAAAAGGTGGACATGGAGGACAAAATGG GATGAGGAGTATCATTGATCATTTTAAAGGAAGCCGTGACTTTCCACGTTTGAGAATCG GCATTGGCCGGCCTCCTGGGAAAATGAACCCTGCCAGCTATGTTCTTCGTCCATTTACTAAACAAGAACGCGAGGAG TTAGATTTTACATTTCAACACGGCACAGACGCAGTGCGGATCCTTTTGCTTGAAGGGTTCAACAAAGCGGCAACATTTGTTAACACAGCCAAACCCTTGGAGCAATGTGGTTAA
- the LOC101309840 gene encoding tyrosine-sulfated glycopeptide receptor 1-like, whose translation MAHCFLPFVIRFCYILGTTTTIIHACNQTERASLLSFALALSSPTFLKWTSDDCCRWQGINCDEAGWVTHLSLPSKGLTFKQGTSFPSSKLALGNLTHLTHLNLSHNSLDQTVASFLSLSHLEALDLSSNLLSGELPLSLPSSIQILDLSNNRFSGSIPSTFFRQAKNLTSFRVSNNIFSGSIPSSLCLHHSSPLISALDFSFNDFNGSLSSGLGECSKLKAFRAGHNNLSGVLPEDIYNAAKLEELAMPFNSLDGVIGDRIVNLANLEILDLQVNQLRGVLPFNFGNLSEMKHLLLHWNNFEGSLPQSLMNCTNLKELNLLGNQFQGDISMLNFSKLSQLTRLDLLSNNFNGILPMSLYSCKSLKAIRLSLNDIEGQIQPEILLLKSLSFLSLAYNRMSNITKAMNILRHSKSLEFLSFGFSYEADEESPADFGIADFDGFESLRFLNLGGCNIAGEIPAWLTKLKNLEVLTLLSNKLTGPMPSELGNLPRLFYLNFGSNRIVGEIPKQLLRLPTLVSKSNGSEDHDDACLELPVMRFSTSNEYSDTQIVTKRGTGRIGGIGQQFNSLSFFPRAIFLGHNSFSGTIPIEIGHLDRLQTLELNHNNFSGNIPPEISNLKDLSVLLLNENHLSGQIPSSLNSLSFLSDLNVSYNNLEGQIPKGTQIQGFDVSVFEGNPKLCGLPLPNECQAVKGIDDLDVDEEEEEEEEHQTAWPYVHVGIGFIIGFWGVCGSLIFNKRWRYAYFRFIEKVQTMFYVMIAVRVNKMKRRINSS comes from the coding sequence ATGGCTCATTGTTTCCTCCCTTTTGTTATCCGATTCTGTTACATACTGGGTACTACTACTACTATCATCCATGCATGCAACCAGACTGAACGAGCTTCTCTCTTGTCCTTCGCCCTCGCTCTTTCTTCTCCCACTTTCTTAAAATGGACTTCCGATGACTGTTGCCGCTGGCAAGGCATCAACTGCGATGAGGCTGGTTGGGTCACTCATCTCTCACTGCCCTCCAAAGGGCTCACATTCAAACAAGGTACTAGTTTTCCTTCATCAAAACTAGCACTTGGAAATCTCACACATCTCACCCACTTGAATCTCTCCCACAATTCCCTAGATCAAACTGTTGCTTCCTTCTTGTCATTGAGTCATCTTGAGGCCCTTGATTTGAGCTCTAACCTTCTTTCTGGGGAGCTCCCACTTTCTCTACCATCCAGTATCCAAATCCTGGATTTGTCCAACAATCGGTTCAGTGGTTCAATTCCATCGACATTCTTCCGGCAAGCTAAGAATTTGACAAGTTTTCGGGTCAGCAATAATATATTCTCAGGATCTATCCCGTCCTCGCTTTGTCTTCATCACTCTTCTCCATTGATTAGTGCATTGGATTTTTCCTTTAATGATTTCAATGGCAGTTTGTCCAGTGGACTAGGAGAGTGTTCTAAACTGAAAGCTTTTCGTGCCGGACACAATAACCTCTCGGGGGTTCTTCCAGAAGATATCTACAACGCTGCCAAACTTGAAGAACTAGCAATGCCTTTCAATTCACTTGATGGAGTCATTGGGGATAGAATTGTGAATCTAGCCAACCTTGAAATTCTTGACCTCCAAGTCAACCAATTGAGAGGTGTGCTTCCTTTCAATTTTGGTAATCTCTCCGAGATGAAACACTTGCTCCTTCATTGGAACAATTTTGAAGGTTCTCTACCCCAATCTTTGATGAATTGCACAAATCTTAAAGAACTGAATCTATTAGGCAATCAGTTCCAAGGAGATATCTCAATGCTTAATTTTTCTAAACTTAGTCAGCTTACTAGACTTGACCTCCTTTCCAATAACTTCAATGGTATTTTGCCAATGAGTCTTTATTCATGCAAGTCCCTCAAAGCAATTCGTCTTAGTTTAAACGATATAGAGGGACAAATACAACCTGAGATTTTATTATTGAAATCTCTGTCTTTTCTCTCACTTGCTTACAATAGAATGAGCAATATCACCAAGGCAATGAACATATTGAGGCATTCCAAAAGTCTTGAATTTTTATCCTTTGGATTCAGTTATGAAGCAGACGAGGAAAGTCCAGCTGATTTCGGCATAGCTGATTTTGATGGGTTTGAAAGTCTTAGATTTTTGAACTTGGGTGGTTGTAACATCGCCGGTGAGATCCCTGCATGGTTAACGAAGCTCAAGAATCTTGAAGTCTTAACTTTATTAAGTAACAAACTCACAGGGCCTATGCCTAGTGAACTCGGGAATCTCCCAAGGCTGTTTTATCTGAATTTCGGTTCAAACAGAATTGTAGGTGAAATTCCAAAGCAACTTCTGAGACTACCTACATTGGTATCTAAATCCAATGGGAGTGAAGATCATGACGATGCTTGTCTTGAACTGCCTGTAATGAGATTTTCGACTTCGAATGAATACTCAGATACCCAAATTGTGACAAAAAGGGGTACAGGACGTATTGGTGGAATAGGTCAGCAATTCAATTCCTTGTCCTTCTTTCCACGAGCGATATTCTTAGGGCATAACAGCTTCAGCGGGACTATACCTATTGAAATCGGCCATTTGGATCGTCTCCAAACCTTGGAGCTTAACCACAACAACTTCTCCGGCAACATTCCCCCCGAAATATCTAACCTCAAAGACTTGAGTGTTTTGCTACTCAATGAGAATCATTTGTCTGGACAAATCCCATCATCATTGAATAGTCTCAGTTTTCTTTCAGATCTCAATGTCTCCTACAACAACCTGGAAGGGCAAATACCAAAAGGCACTCAAATCCAAGGCTTTGATGTCTCTGTGTTTGAAGGGAACCCGAAACTTTGTGGTCTTCCACTTCCAAATGAGTGCCAAGCAGTCAAGGGAATTGATGACCTAGACGTGGACGAGGAAGAGGAGGAGGAGGAGGAGCATCAAACTGCATGGCCTTATGTTCATGTAGGGATTGGCTTCATAATAGGATTCTGGGGAGTCTGTGGTTCATTGATTTTCAACAAGAGATGGAGATATGCATACTTCCGATTCATAGAAAAGGTACAAACTATGTTCTACGTAATGATCGCTGTGCGTGTCAACAAGATGAAGAGAAGGATCAATTCCAGCTAG
- the LOC101290861 gene encoding protein ASPARTIC PROTEASE IN GUARD CELL 1-like — protein MAPFSLPFFLFTFTALFSFTLSRTTLVSHSTATLDVAASLSQAHDVISFDPQTIKPLDQAQEEAQLLNSSAASSPLITLPLHPRESLYTSNHKDYKSLVLTRLGRDSARVNSLNTKLQLALQGVNRADLEPMQTEIRPEGLSTPVSSGISLGSGEYFTRVGVGSPAKQFYMVLDTGSDVNWLQCQPCSDCYQQSDPIFNPTGSSTFRQLTCDAPQCPALRVSACRNNKCLYQVAYGDGSYTVGDFVTETVSFGNSGAIKDIALGCGHDNEGLFVGAAGLLGLGGGRLSLPSQVKASTISYCLVDRDSSSSSTLEFNSAAPGDSVIAPLLKSRKVDTFYYVGLTGLSVGGRPVSIPPSLFQMDESGNGGIIVDSGTAITRLQTAAYDALRDQFKRLTPDLPAAGNFALFDTCYDLSGRTSVRVPTVSFLFAGGKSLALPAKNYLIPVDNSGTFCFAFAPTSSSLSIIGNVQQQGTRVSYDLANNRVGFSPNKC, from the coding sequence ATGGCTCCCTTTTCATTACCCTTCTTCCTCTTCACCTTCACCGCTCTTTTCAGTTTCACTCTCTCTCGCACCACCCTAGTCTCACACTCCACCGCTACTCTCGACGTCGCCGCTTCTCTCTCCCAGGCACATGACGTCATCTCCTTCGACCCGCAGACCATCAAGCCCTTGGACCAGGCCCAAGAAGAAGCCCAGCTCCTCAACTCATCCGCGGCTTCTTCGCCGCTCATCACTCTCCCGCTCCACCCCCGTGAATCTCTCTACACCTCCAACCACAAGGACTACAAGTCGTTGGTCCTCACTCGACTCGGCCGCGACTCGGCCCGAGTCAACTCGCTCAACACGAAGCTCCAGCTGGCTTTGCAGGGAGTGAACCGGGCGGATCTGGAGCCCATGCAGACGGAGATCCGACCCGAGGGCTTGTCCACTCCCGTAAGTTCCGGGATCAGCTTGGGAAGCGGCGAGTACTTCACACGCGTCGGCGTCGGCAGCCCGGCGAAGCAGTTCTACATGGTGTTGGATACTGGCAGTGACGTCAACTGGCTCCAATGCCAGCCTTGCTCCGACTGTTACCAACAGTCCGACCCGATTTTCAACCCGACCGGATCCTCCACCTTCCGCCAGCTCACTTGTGACGCGCCGCAATGCCCGGCTTTACGAGTCTCCGCCTGCCGCAACAACAAGTGTTTATACCAGGTCGCCTACGGCGACGGCTCCTACACCGTCGGCGACTTCGTCACCGAAACGGTGTCGTTCGGAAACTCCGGCGCGATCAAGGACATCGCGTTGGGATGTGGCCACGATAATGAGGGCTTGTTCGTCGGGGCCGCCGGGCTTCTCGGACTCGGCGGCGGTAGGCTCTCGCTTCCTTCGCAAGTTAAGGCTTCGACGATTTCGTACTGCCTCGTCGACCGCGACTCCAGCTCGTCGTCCACGCTCGAGTTCAACTCCGCCGCGCCCGGCGACTCCGTCATTGCGCCGCTGCTGAAAAGCCGGAAAGTCGACACGTTTTACTACGTCGGGCTCACCGGCCTCAGCGTCGGCGGCCGCCCGGTGTCGATTCCGCCCTCCCTTTTCCAGATGGACGAGTCCGGCAACGGCGGGATCATCGTCGACTCCGGCACCGCCATCACTCGGCTTCAGACGGCGGCGTACGACGCGCTACGCGACCAGTTCAAGAGGCTCACTCCCGACTTGCCCGCCGCGGGTAACTTCGCGCTGTTCGACACGTGTTACGATCTCTCGGGAAGAACGAGCGTGCGGGTCCCAACGGTGTCGTTTTTGTTTGCTGGTGGGAAAAGCTTGGCACTCCCCGCCAAGAACTACTTGATTCCGGTGGACAACTCCGGCACTTTCTGCTTCGCCTTCGCTCCGACGTCGTCGTCTCTGTCCATCATCGGAAACGTCCAGCAGCAAGGGACACGTGTCAGCTACGACTTGGCAAACAACCGAGTCGGGTTCTCTCCAAATAAGTGTTAA
- the LOC101310130 gene encoding putative pentatricopeptide repeat-containing protein At1g53330-like: MMKASKSISPFRLSSLLRNQKDPALALQLFQNPNPDSNPQPQKPFRYSLISYDIIISKLGRAKMFDQMEQILGQMKQQTHLSPPEIIFCNVMSYYGRARLPDRALHLFDEMPSFGCQRTIKSFNSLLDALFKCGKIEKMREVLEGIEDYGTPDACTYNILIKACEGEELDDARNVFDEMRSKGVEPTDVTLVTLIYKLCSVDRVKEALELKEECERVHGVMANAFVYASLMKGLCGIGEMTLAFELKDEMVRKNIRFDAAVYSTLISVLFKAGRRGEVSGLLKEMSEYGCKPNTVTYNAMIHGYCKEKDFEAAYGVLDEMVKEGCRPNAITYNVIIVALCKEGKWSEANLFFQDLPRRGCHPDMLSYRMLFSGLCDCGQFKEAAFILDEMIYKAYAPHYARTHKLVEGLCEEGNMELLGIVLSSLEKANVLDEDTWRVIISTLRKEKPSDVFELIDTLTIQ, translated from the coding sequence ATGATGAAAGCTTCAAAATCCATCTCTCCCTTCAGGCTTTCCTCTCTTCTACGCAACCAAAAGGACCCAGCTCTCGCCCTCCAGCTCTTCCAAAACCCCAACCCTGATTCAAACCCCCAACCCCAAAAGCCCTTTCGCTACTCTCTCATTTCTTACGACATCATCATCTCCAAGCTCGGCCGCGCCAAAATGTTCGACCAAATGGAGCAAATTCTCGGGCAAATGAAGCAACAGACCCATTTGTCTCCGCCCGAAATCATCTTCTGCAATGTCATGTCCTACTACGGCAGGGCTCGTCTCCCTGATCGTGCACTCCACCTGTTTGATGAAATGCCTTCTTTCGGTTGCCAGCGGACTATCAAATCATTCAATTCCTTGCTGGATGCGCTTTTCAAATGTGGGAAAATTGAGAAGATGAGGGAGGTTTTGGAGGGGATTGAGGATTATGGGACCCCGGATGCGTGCACTTACAATATACTGATCAAGGCTTGTGAGGGTGAGGAATTGGATGATGCACGGAATGTGTTTGATGAAATGCGCAGCAAGGGTGTTGAACCGACTGATGTGACATTGGTGACTTTGATTTACAAGCTTTGCTCGGTTGATAGGGTGAAAGAAGCTTTGGAATTGAAAGAGGAATGTGAGCGCGTTCATGGGGTTATGGCTAATGCATTCGTGTATGCCTCTTTGATGAAAGGACTTTGTGGAATTGGTGAAATGACATTGGCTTTTGAGCTGAAGGATGAGATGGTGAGGAAGAACATTCGGTTCGATGCAGCGGTTTATTCTACATTGATCAGTGTGCTATTCAAGGCCGGTAGGAGAGGAGAGGTTTCGGGGCTATTGAAGGAAATGAGTGAGTATGGGTGCAAGCCAAACACTGTGACTTACAATGCAATGATTCATGGGTATTGTAAGGAGAAGGATTTTGAAGCAGCATATGGAGTTTTGGATGAGATGGTGAAGGAAGGGTGTAGGCCAAATGCTATTACCTACAATGTGATTATTGTTGCATTGTGCAAAGAAGGGAAATGGAGTGAAGCGAATCTGTTCTTTCAAGATTTACCAAGGCGCGGGTGCCATCCGGATATGCTCTCATATAGAATGCTATTTAGTGGACTTTGTGATTGTGGACAGTTTAAGGAAGCAGCATTTATCCTGGATGAGATGATTTATAAGGCTTACGCGCCCCATTATGCACGAACGCATAAACTTGTTGAGGGTTTGTGTGAGGAAGGTAATATGGAGTTGTTAGGGATAGTTTTGAGTAGCCTGGAAAAGGCAAATGTTCTTGATGAAGATACCTGGAGGGTGATCATTTCTACGCTACGTAAGGAGAAGCCGTCAGATGTCTTTGAGCTCATTGATACTTTGACTATTCAGTAA
- the LOC101291144 gene encoding ATP-dependent Clp protease adapter protein ClpS-like: MAALCGRVPLSPTQVFNLSKSGGDKPYFHKQCPNRSTVMTATTTVLGKGGGLLEKPTIEKTTPGRDSEFDLRKSKKMSPPYRVMLHNDNFNKREYVVQVLMKVIPGMTVDIAVNVMQEAHHNGLAVVIVCAQVDAEDHCMQLRGNGLLSSVEPAGDGC, encoded by the exons ATGGCTGCCCTCTGCGGTCGAGTCCCTCTTTCACCTACCCAAGTTTTCAATCTCTCTAAATCAG GAGGAGATAAACCCTATTTTCATAAACAATGCCCGAATCGGAGCACCGTGATGACTGCAACAACCACTGTGCTTGGAAAAGGAGGTGGGTTGTTGGAGAAGCCGACCATAGAGAAGACCACACCTGGTCGTGATTCTGAGTTTGACTTGAG GAAATCAAAGAAAATGTCTCCTCCTTATCGAGTGATGCTGCATAATGATAACTTTAACAAGCGGGAGTATGTTGTCCAAGTTCTGATGAAGGTTATCCCTGGAATGACAGTTGACATTGCAGTCAACGTGATGCAGGAGGCACATCACAACGGCCTGGCAGTGGTGATTGTGTGTGCTCAAGTAGATGCAGAAGACCACTGCATGCAGCTCAGAGGCAATGGTCTTTTAAGTTCGGTTGAGCCTGCAGGTGATGGATGCTAA